GCGCCAGCCAGCTCGCGAAGCCGAATCCCATCGCGAAGAAGGTCGCGAAGACAGCGTTTCGCCAAGAGGTCACCGTGGGCACCGACCCATTCTGCCGCCTCAGCCCGCGCCGCGCTGCGCCGCGCCGCGCCACGCGGCGCGGCGGCCGCGGCGCCCGCACAACGCAAGCCCGCCATCCGGTTTCCGGGACCGTCCGCCGGCCAGCTGCGGCTTCCGCCTCTGAACCAGGCGGCCGGGCTTGCGTTGTGCGCAGGAGGTCGTCGGCGTCAGCCGCAGCTGGCCGCGAGCATCGGCTGCAGCACCGCGCCGATGTCGTAGAGCGGCTCCTGGCTGCCCGAGCGATCCATGCCGGAGATGCCGAAGGTGAGCTGCCGCTGGCCGTCGGCCGACGTGTAGGCGACGCTGATCGTGCCCATCGCTGCGCCGTCATGGCCGTAGAGGAAGTCGCCGGGCACGCACGGGTCCGGCACCCGGTAGATGCCGAGGCCGTAGCCGGTCTCCTCCGTCACCGGCACGATCATCTGCTCGACGAGCTCCTGCGAGACGAGCTCACCCGTGATGAGCGCCTCGGTGAAGGTCGACAGGTCGCGCGTGGTCGAGACGACCGAGCCCGCGTGCGAGAAGAACGTCGGGTCGAAGTCGCGCAGGTCGTGCCAGCGCTCGCCATCCCAGAAGGCCTCCTGCATCGCGGTGCCGCGCAGCCCCGGCTCCTCGGCGACGCTCGTCTGCCGCATCCGCAACGGGTCGAAGATGCGCTCCTCGAGCAGGTCGGGGACGGTCTCGCCGGTCACGACCTCCAGCGCGACGCCGAGCACGACGTAGGCGGCGTTCGAGTAGGCGTACTCGCCCTCCGCCGTCCAGGCGCCTGCGTTGGCGGCGGCGACGTGCTCGGCATCCGGGAACCGCTGGCCGATCACCTCGACCAGCTCGTCGACGTCGGCCGGGTCGGCCATCCGGCTCAGCAGCAGCTCGAGGGTGCCGTTCGGGGTGCCCGCCGTGTGGCTCAGCAGCTGCCGCAGCGTGACATTGGGATGCCCGGAGAGCAGACCGGGCACGACTTCGCCGATCGTGGAGTCGAGGCTCCAGGTGCCGGCCTCGACCTCCTGCAGCACGAGCGCGGCGACCATCATCTTCGTGTTGCTCGCCGCGCGGAACGGGCTGTGCTCGAGCGCGGGCGCCCGGCTCTCGAGCCCGCGGGTGCCGGCCGCGTCTGCCCAATCGCCGGTCGCGGTCTCGACGCGGGCGGTCGCGCCGATGGCGCCATCGGCCACCGCCTGCTCGAGCGCGGCCTCGATCTGGCGGTGCGGGTCCTGGGCGCCCGCGGCATCCGGCTCGGCCGTCCGCAGCGACTCGACGGCCGGCGACTGCCACAGCTGCTCGTGCAGCGTCGTCTCGTGCGCCGGATCGCCCGGCGCATCCGGCGGCACGGCACCCGCGCCCGCGAGGGCGACGACGGCGACGAGGGCCCCGCCGGTGATCAGCATCTTCGGTGTTCTCATGGCTCACTTCCTCTGCGTGACGTCGTGCGCCCGTGCCCGAGGATCGAGCCGCTGTGCGCCGACTCGCCCACGCTCCCAGCACCGCCGGGACGACGCATCCGCCGAAGGACGGAGATCGTCTCGCCCAAGCGACGGATGCGGCTGCGCGGGGCGCGAGCTCGGGTGGACAGCGAGCGGCACCCGGGTTGCCCGCAGGCCGACCCGAGATACTGCCTGCATGGCAGCGAGAGGGCAGCGGATGCGGCACAGGGCGATGGCACATCGGGGCGCACGGACGAGCATGGTCGCGCTGGCGGCGGTGGCGGTCGGCGCGCTGCTTGCCGGTTGCGCGCCGGTCAACGCGGGCAGCGCCGCGGCCGATGCCTTCGAGGAGCGCGTGCGGGCCGACTACGGCGACTGGGTGGAGGAGCTCCGCGTGAGCTCGAACAACACGCTCCCCTTCCTGGGCGAGGCGTTCGGCAGCGTCGTGCTGCGCGCCGACACGCCGCCGGATGTGTTCGCCGAGGTCTACGACTTCGTCACGGGCTACTCGGGGCCCGGCGACTTCGACGGCGTCGGCGTGGAGGCGAACGGCGTCGGCGTCTGTGCGGGCGATCCGCAGTCGGCAGCGAAGCAGCAGCTGCGCGACGCGCTCGCCGCCAGCGGTGCCTCCCTCGCGGGCGAGTGGCGCTGCCCCGGGCGATCCGGCGATGACCCGCTGCCCTACTCCGCGACGCTCGATGACTTCGACGCCGACCTGCAGCGCATCCGCTCGCTCGGCGCGGGCGCGGGCCTCGAGCTCGAGGCGTCGGTCACCGAGCCCAGTGGCACCGTGTCGGGGCCGCTCGACGCGGTGCCAGAGACCCTCGCCGGCACCCTGCGCGCAGTCGCCGGTCTCAGCGAGGTCGTGCGGTTCGAGCTGGCCGGCACCGAGCTCGACATCGCGATCGAGCCCACCACCGAGCTCGACCCCGTGCAGGCGGCGGCCGATGCCGCAGCCGGTGCCGACCTGCATGCCAGGGTGGTGCTCGGCAGTCTCGACGCCTCGGAGCAGGCCGAGTACGCCGAGCTCGCACCGCTGTTCGACGATCTGCGGCGGATCCCGGGGGTCGAGAGCGTGCAGGCGCTCACGCAGGCAGTGGAGGTGCGCGCCGGCGACCCGGCGCAGGTCGTCGCCATCCACGATGCCGCGGTCGCGATGCCGGAGCTCGACGCGCTCGGCTTCAGGATCGTGGTGGGTGACGACGCGGATCCCTCGGAGTACTTCCGGCCGATCGGTGGTGCGAGCGAGCACATCGGCGCCTTCGCCACGCTGCTGGACGCTCCGGGCGTGACGCGCGTGCTCGTGCGCGAAGCCGGCGGCGACGGCGAGGTGTGGGTGGCGGTCGATGTCGCGGGGCCGCTGCTCGACGCCGCGCAGCTCAAGTCGTCGCTCCCCATGGGTGTGGCCGTGCAGCTCGCCAGCGACCAGGACGACACGAGCCTGCGCTTCACGACGGCCGACCGCCTGCGGTCGGACGAGCTCTCCGACTTCAGCGACACGGTCGACTTGGAGGGATTCGCCGCCGCCTGGAACGCGGCGCCGTAGCGGAGCTCAGCGCCGCCCGACCCGCATCCACGCGTCGGTGCGAGCGCGCAGCCCGAGGGTGATGGCCCTGGCGCCGAGGTAGCCGAACGAGAACGCGCCCCAGATGACCGCCAGCGGATCCCAGCCGGGCACGAGCGCGAGCAGCAGCAGCGGCAGGTAGACGAGCACGTTCGCGATGCCCGTCCACGCCAGGTAGCGCACGTCGCCCGCCCCGATGAGCACGCCGTCGAGCACGAACACATAGCCGGCGATCGGCTGCGCGAGCGCCAGCAGCACGAGTGCGATCGGCAGCGCATCGAGCACCGAGGCATCCGAGGTGAACACCCCGCCGAGCACCCAGGCCACGGCCAGCAGCAGCGCCCCCACGACGCATCCGAACCCCACGCCCCACGCCTGCAGCCGCCGCGTCACGGCGCGCGCCTCGACCACGTCGCCCGCCCCGAGCGCCTTGCCGAGCATCGCCTGCCCGGCGATCGCCAGCGCGTCGAGCGCGAACGCGAGCGTCGAGAAGAGGGTGAAGGCGATCTGCGTCGAGGCGAGCGTGGTGGTGCCGGCCTGCGTCGCGATCGCGGTGGTCGCCAGCAGCGCCCCGCGCAGCGACAGCGTGCGCATGAACAGCCAGCCGCCGGTCGAGGCCGTGCGGCCGAGATCGCCCCAGTGGATCGCGATCGAGACGCCCTCGCGCCGCGCCTCGCGCAGCGAGAACCAGAGGAAGAACGCGGCCATGCCCCACTGCGCGATGACGGTGCCGAGCGCGCTGCCCGCCACCCCGAGGCCGATGCCATAGATGAGCACCGCGTTCAGCGCGGCGTTCGCGGCGAAGCCGATGGTGGCGACGACGAGCGGTGTCCTGGTGTCCTGCAGCCCGCGCAGCAGCCCGGTCGCAGCCAGCACGATCAGCATCGCGGGCAGCCCGAGGATCGAGATGCCGAGGTAGACCGCCGCGTGCTCGGTGACGGCGGATGCGGCACCGAAGAGAGCGACCACGGGATGCGCGAGCGGGGTGGCGAGCACGAGCGCGAGGCCGGCGACGATCGCGAGCCAGATGCCGTCGACGCCCGCGCGGATCGCCGCCGGTCGGTCGCCTGCGCCCAGCAGCCGCGCGACGGCAGGGGTGGTGCCGTAGGCGAGGAAGATCAGCAGGCCGACGGCCGTCGAGAGCACGGCGACGCCGATGCCGACGCCCGCGAGCTCCTCGGCGCCCAGGTGCCCGACCATGGCGGTGTCGACGAGCAGGAACGCCGGCTCGGCGATGAGCGCGCCGAGCGCGGGGACGGCGAGCCGCAGGATCTCTCGATCCCGCGCATCCGCCCGCACTCGCACCAGCTCACGCTACTTGAGCGCACCCACGCCCAGCTCAGTCCGCGGCGACGATCCGAACGCCGTCCGACGCCTCGACGAGCGCGGTCAGCTCGGCGCGCGCGGACGCTGGGGCGATGGCCAGCGGGAAGGAGTCGCTGTCGATGTCGATCGAGACGAGCAGCAGCCCGAACGGGCCGAGCGCCGCGGCGAAGTCCGGCAGCACGGTGCCGACGGTGCGATCCGACGTGGCGGCGAGCGAGCCGCGCAGCGCGCCGGGGCTCGTGCCGACGAGCCGATCCAGCATCGCGGCCGCCTCGTCGGCCGGCGTGCTCCAGTCGAGCTCGACGGCGCGTCCGACCGCGCCGAGTGCGTCGACCAGGGCGATCGCCGGGGTGAGGCCGCTGGCGTCCTCGATGCCGCGATCCGCGGCGTCGGCGGCGAAGTCGGCGAACGCCGCCGCCGGATCGTCGATGACCCGCGACACGCGCCGCGCGACGGCGTCGTCGCCACCCAGCAGCAGGGCCAAGCGCTCCCAGCGTGCCGACTCACCCGGTGTGCTGACCGCTGGCGAAGGGGTCTGGGCCGGCGGTGCCACCCACAGGTCCTGCGGCAGGCCATCGATCACGGCGTGCGAGGCGATGAGCTTCGGCCCCGGCACGAGCCGTGCGTCGATGCCGTCCTGCGCTGCTGCCTTCATGGCGCGCTCCCGCAGACGTCGCCACTCGGGCTCGGAGGTGGCGAGGCCGCCGGAGTTCGTGGCGGAGACGACCCGGAGCACGGCGCCGCCCTGGGTCTGCTCGAGTCGCACCAGCTCGGGGCCGCTCGAGAAGGTGCGCGCGTCGCGGCCCCACAGCATCGGGGCCTTCACCGCACTGAGGACACGTTCGGTCCTGTCGATCGAGGCGTCGAACT
The window above is part of the Agrococcus sp. ARC_14 genome. Proteins encoded here:
- a CDS encoding MATE family efflux transporter; translated protein: MRVRADARDREILRLAVPALGALIAEPAFLLVDTAMVGHLGAEELAGVGIGVAVLSTAVGLLIFLAYGTTPAVARLLGAGDRPAAIRAGVDGIWLAIVAGLALVLATPLAHPVVALFGAASAVTEHAAVYLGISILGLPAMLIVLAATGLLRGLQDTRTPLVVATIGFAANAALNAVLIYGIGLGVAGSALGTVIAQWGMAAFFLWFSLREARREGVSIAIHWGDLGRTASTGGWLFMRTLSLRGALLATTAIATQAGTTTLASTQIAFTLFSTLAFALDALAIAGQAMLGKALGAGDVVEARAVTRRLQAWGVGFGCVVGALLLAVAWVLGGVFTSDASVLDALPIALVLLALAQPIAGYVFVLDGVLIGAGDVRYLAWTGIANVLVYLPLLLLALVPGWDPLAVIWGAFSFGYLGARAITLGLRARTDAWMRVGRR
- a CDS encoding serine hydrolase domain-containing protein, translating into MRTPKMLITGGALVAVVALAGAGAVPPDAPGDPAHETTLHEQLWQSPAVESLRTAEPDAAGAQDPHRQIEAALEQAVADGAIGATARVETATGDWADAAGTRGLESRAPALEHSPFRAASNTKMMVAALVLQEVEAGTWSLDSTIGEVVPGLLSGHPNVTLRQLLSHTAGTPNGTLELLLSRMADPADVDELVEVIGQRFPDAEHVAAANAGAWTAEGEYAYSNAAYVVLGVALEVVTGETVPDLLEERIFDPLRMRQTSVAEEPGLRGTAMQEAFWDGERWHDLRDFDPTFFSHAGSVVSTTRDLSTFTEALITGELVSQELVEQMIVPVTEETGYGLGIYRVPDPCVPGDFLYGHDGAAMGTISVAYTSADGQRQLTFGISGMDRSGSQEPLYDIGAVLQPMLAASCG